The genomic region GTAACCTCAGGCTGAAAAACTTGAGTTCCTATAACAATCTAAGCGGACTACGCGCAGCCACGGTCACGCGAACCATCCTCGTTGTGACCGTGGTTGTGTCCGCATTCACCCTAATCACACGCCTCCCCATCCCCACTGGCGCGCTGGGGGAACTGGCTAACAGCACTCTAAACTACCTCGCCTACCTACCAATAATGGGTTGGTTGAGGCCCTGGACACTGCTTACCGTAGTGCTCGTGCACGGTGGGATAATCCACTTGGCGTTAAACATGTTTACGCTCTACGTGGTTGGTCCGTCAGTAGAACAAGCGTTGGGTGGCTGGAGGTTCACCGCCCTGTACCTTATTTCTGCTCTAGGAGGTTCAGTCACGGTCCTTCTGTGGGCCGTTGTAGAAGCAATCACCAGTTCCAGATCAGGAGCGCTACTGACGTGGAACGTAGGTGCTTCTGGCGCGTTATTTGGCCTGTTCACCGCCATATACATACTGCAGCGTCACGCGGGAATGAACACCAGAGCCATCGTCGTGCTGCTCGCAGTGAACCTCATCTACGGGTTCATGGTGTCTAACGTTTCGTGGCAAGCACACCTGGGCGGTATGATTACCGGCGCCATCACCACGTGGCTACTTGTAAAAGTGGGGAACAAAAAACAGTACAACGGGCCGAGGCAGCTGCGCCGCGCGCACATCCTCACTCTCGTGGGAATTACATTAGTGCTCACATTACTAGCCGCAGGACTCTACTGGTACATTGGCCTGCCGCAACTAGCGTTAGGGTAGGTCTGGCCAGCCGAGAGGTCTGCTGGGCGCTTGGACTAGTTGGACTACTCTTCCTCATCCCCGCAATCATAATCAGCACTCGACCCCCGTCAGCCAACCACAATGTAAAATAGGCAATCCGACAAAGCAGCAACCAAGTTACAACAGCTTCGAGTTAACGCCACCTCAGGGTCATTAGGAACCCAACTAGTAACAAGCCAACTCCGCACGCCGTATTCCAACTACCAATCGCGGGAATCGGGTAACGGGCACCGGTCATGTAGGTGATAACCAGCCAAATCAAACCCAGAACGAGGATGGTGCAGAACGCGGGAGCCCACCAGCTGGGTGACATTGGGATCCCATCGGTCCAATGCTTAATCTCATTATCATCCTCATTATGCTTCTTCTTGCGCTTACCTGACTGTGCCACGAGTGTCCCTTCCGTAACCTTTAAGGTTAGCCCACTACAGTTGAACTGCCTCAAGATTCTTTAACGTGCATAGCGTATCAAGAAGTAAGGGCCTGTAAGTAAACCACGGACCATTATGAACATGAGGGGGTGAACGGTGGAACAGCCAGCGGCGAACAACGATCGACGCGGTGCGTCAAAAAAAGTAACAGCCATGCTCGCACGATTCCTCGTTCCCGCATGCGCCGGTCTGTTGTTCATGCTACCCCACGGTGATCCCCATGGAACCGCGCGGTACACCGGCACCGATGTGCATGCCCTCGTGATGAAAAAACAGCAGGTCGTAAACCAAATCAAAACTGAAAACCAGCAGCTACGCGGTGAACTAACAACACAGCTGAACAAACAGCTGGAAAACCAAGGGCCGGCAAATGCAACGGAACCCAGTGTGCCCAGCGGAATAACCGGATCCGGAATAACCGTGACGCTAACGGACGCGGTGGTTCCCGATACGCTGCCGAAAGACACGAACGTGGACGACCTCGTAATACACCAACAAGACATTGAAGCGACCCTGAACGCACTCTGGACCGGAGGGGCAGAAGCTGTGAGCGTGCAGGGAAACAATGTGACCATGACGTCCACAATCCGGTGTGTTGGCAACGTGATTAACATCGACGGGCACCTGTACTCACCCCCATACGAGATCAGCGCAATCGGCAACAACGCGCAGCTACACCGCGCACTTAACAACGACCCTCAAATACAAGTCATTCAAGCATATGTGGTGCGATACGGCCTAGGGTTTAGCGTTAAAGACAATAGTGAGATTACGATTAAGACGCCAGAAAAAATGGCGGAACTAAAGTATGCGAAAGCGATGGAGTAGGTATGCCCAGACACACAGCAGTTGCTGAAAAATCAGGACCAAGCATGTTGTCGCGTATCATCGGTGTGATCGGCGAGATTCTGATTACAATCGGCCTGATCCTCGGCCTGTACGTGTTCTGGCAGCTGTACTGGACCTCTTGGCAGGTTTCCGACAACCATCCAGCGGCAGTGGCACAGTTCGAAAAGAACCTCAAGCCAGCAAGTGAAAAACCAGGGGAAGAACGCTACGACGACCCACCCGAGTTCGACCGGGTAAAACACGGTGAAGTCATGGGAGTTCTACACAACACTAAATGGAACATGCAGATCCCCGTCGTGGAAGGCACGGACCAAAGACTGCTCGACCTGTCTTACGCAGGCCACTACGACACCACTCAACAACCCGGGGAACTAGGTAACTTCGCGATGGCGGCGCACCGACGCACCTACGGTAACTCCTTCAGGCGCATCGACATCATGAAACCCGGTGACCGCATGGTATTCGAAACCCCAAAAGCATGGCTCGTTTACGAAGTAACAGACCACGAGATAGTGGACCCCGACGCCGGTGAAGTGCTTAACCCAGTACCCCACCAGTGGGACGTGCAGCCAAAAGACCGGCTCATGACCCTCACAACGTGCCACCCCGAATTCGGCAACTCAGAACGCTACATTCTGTACTCAAAACTCCACCACTGGGTGCCACGCGACACCGGTAAACCAGCGGAACTACTCGGAAAGGCAGCGAAGTAAATGTACGGTTGGATTTTCAAACACCTGCCCGGCCCGAAATGGCTGAAGGTCATCGAATCGATAATACTGATCCTCGCGGTCGCGTACGCGCTCCTAGAGTGGGGTTTCCCGTGGGCACAAGAATACTTCCACCTAGGAGACGCCACCGTTTAACTAGTTCAGCCCACCGTTTAACTAGTTCTATCCGTTGTTCGGCTAGTTCTGCTGGTTGTTTAACTAGTTCTGCTGGTTTTCCCCATTATTATTTGGGTCTTCCGACGGTTCCTCTTGCGGTTCCTCTGACGGTTGCTGCGTAACCGTCGGCGTCGGGGTGGGCGCTGCCTTCGCCACCGTAATCGTGATCGTGTCCCCAATCTTCACCGACCCCACCGGTTGCACATCCATCACCGTTCCCGGTTGCGCATCCGACGTTTCCACCTGCGTGGACCGGGTAGACAGACGCAGTTTTTGAAGGATATCCGTCACTTCCTGTTCCGATTTACCCGTGAGGTCATCGGGCACTGTAACGTAACCGCTCGCAATGTTTAGGTTAACCACGTCGCCGCGCTTCACGTCCGTACCCGCTTTCGGGTCGGTAGACACCACGCGGTCCTTATCCACAGATGGGTCGTCAACCGAGTTCACGTTCCCGATCTTCAACCCCAGTTTCTCTAACTGGTCGCGCGCCTCAGACTGCGTGAGCCCACCCAGGTCCGGGACCTTCTCGGACGCCGGGCCAGAAGACAGTCGGACCGTTACAGTGCTGCCTTTCTTCACTTCACTGCCCGGTTTCGGATCGGCAGAAACCACGGAATCTTGCGGAATCGTCTCGTCCGCAACCGGGTCTCCAACCACCATCTTCAAACCCGCGTCCGTCAACTGGGCCCGCGCCTCATCTTGCGTAACCCCCACGATTCCAGTTGGGATTGTGACCATCTCTTCTTTCGGATCCGGCCGGTTTGAAATAAACAACCATGTGGCCACGAGCCCCGCGATCACCAGCGCCGCTAACACCAGTGTTATCCACAAGCCTTTGCGTGACTTGTTTTCTTCTTCCTCCTGAGGTTCTCTGTCCTCTTCACGTTTTTGCACCCGAGTCGGTGCCACAGCAGGCATCTGCGCCGCATTAATCATGCGCGTCTGCGTGGGTTCATTCTGCCAAACCGACGCCATGGGGGCGGTAACCGCACCGCCACGCAGCGCGTGCTGCAAGTCCATGTTCATAACCTGCGCGCTCTCATAGCGCTTAGCTTTATCTTTCGCCAGCGCTTTCAACACCACGCGGTCAATCGCTTCGGGCACATCCGCCGTTATCGACGAAGGAGTGGGAGGTACCTCAGACACGTGCTGGTACGCCACCGCAACCGCGGAATCACCTTTAAACGGCGGCTGACCCGTCAGCAGTTCAAACAGGACACACCCGGTTGAGTACAGGTCGGAGCGCTCGTCCACGGTTTCTCCCCGCGCCTGCTCTGGCGACAAGTACTGGGCGGTACCTACCACCGCGTTGGTTTGCGTCATCGTGGCCTGCGAATCCGTGATCGCCCGGGCAATCCCAAAGTCCATCACCTTGATCTTGCCGGTGTTCGTTAGCATGATGTTCGCGGGTTTAATATCGCGGTGAACCAGACCCATCGAATGCGAGTACTCTAGTGCACTGAGCACCCCCGAAATGATCTCCACGGCCTCATCAATAGGAACAGGCGCCCCACCCGACAGAAGGTCGCGCACAGTGTGGCCCTCAACGTACTCCATAACAATGTAGGGGATGGAAACCTGGCTGCCGTCCGGGGTCGTAATACTCTCTTCCCCCGTGTCATATACCGCCACAATATTAGGATGGTTCAAAGACGCCGCCGCCTGAGCTTCACGCCGGAACCGGGTTTGGAAGATTGAATCGCGCGCCAAGTCGGTGCGCAGCATCTTGATCGCCACGATGCGTGACAGGCGCGTGTCGAACCCAAGGTGCACCTGGGCCATACCACCGCGACCTATCATGGCCCTAATCTCGTAGCGGCCCGCTAGCAGCTGGGGCTGATCGGAACCCATGGGATTACCTCCGTTGTCGTAGCGTTTAATTGAGAGTCTAGTTTTTGGTCAAAGCTGGTGGTCACTAACGCTGCCTGCGTTTGAGGTGGGGAGGCGCTCGCGGTGGCGCTGCGGGTCCAAAATACGATTGCGAAAGTGATGGCAAATAGAACTATTGCTAATCCGACTAGTTCCACAGTGTATGTGGGTGGGCTAGTTGCATGTCGCCATGAGGAATCGTGCAACCCAGGCGTGCTCGGCTGGGGAGTGGCCCTATTGGTGGCACTCGGTTCCGCGGGTGAGCTTGACGTCGTGGAGGCAGGGCTAGTTTTCGAGCGGGACGCAACTAGTTGCGCATTAGCGGAACCATAGTTGGCGGAGTTGACAGCTACTGGTGTGTTTGGGCTTTCTCCCATTTTGTGGTGACCAGAGGCATTAGAGTTGTCTGTTCTAGCAGGTAGTGTCAGCGCAGTGGGAGCCGGGGAAATCCCAAGCTTGCGCGCCACCTGCGTCAACTGTTTCGCAAGAGCTGCGCCATCTTGCGGCCGATCTTGAGGTTTCTTCCGAAGCAGTGACATCACAATCTGCGCGAGCTCGTGCGGCACGTCCTCTGGCAGAGGCGGAACCGGGTCGTTCACGTGCGCAAACGCCACATCCACTTGGGTTTTACCCGAAAATGGGCGCCGACCCGCCAGTGCCTCATAAGCAATAACCCCCAACGCATACAAGTCACCAACGTGATTCGCAACCTCACCCATCGCCTGTTCCGGCGGCAAATACTGAGCGGTACCCATAACCATCCCCGCCTCCGTCATCGTCGCCTGCGTGGACGTGGTAGAAATCCCGAAATCCGTCAATTTCACCTGCCCATCAGGCGTAATCAACAAGTTCGAAGGCTTAATGTCGCGATGCACAATATCTTTATCTTTCGCAGCCTGCAGCGCGTACGCCGTCTGAATCAACACGGGCAGCAGCTGCGCGGGCGCAATCCGATTCCCACCCTTCAAGTAGTCATTAAACGGCCGACCCGTCACCAGCTCCATGATGATCCACCCGATACCGTCGTCCTCACCGTGATCAAGCACCGCGGCGATATTGGGGTGGGTTACCTCCATGGCATTACGCGCCTCAACCCGCAGGCGCGCGAGGAACGTTTGGTTCCCCATCAGGTCGGCTTTCAACACTTTCGCAGCCAGCATCCGGCCCGTAACCTGGTCGCGCGTGGACCACACTTCACCCATGCCACCCACCGCGATCTGGCGGATCAGCATGTAGCGGCCCCCCAGGGTCATACCTGCGTAAATACTAGCCATTGAGCCCCGCTTCCAACATCGCTCGGGCAATTGGCCCGGCATCCGAACCACCACCGGGGTGCGGGCTCGTTTCGTCACCTTCCACAGCCACGGCCACCACCATCGGGTTATCCGACCCCGTGTTGTACGCAACCACCCAGGCGGTAGTGCGATCGCTTCCCGTTTCTGCCGTACCGGTTTTCGCCGCTATTTTCGCAGCATCCGTGCGCATAGATTGCCCCGTGCCGTATGGTTTAGACACCACATCCAACATCATTGCCTGCAGTTTCTTAGCTGTATCCGCACTGATTGGTTGGCCCAGTTCCTCCGGATCTGTGGTTTTCAGTTTTTCTAAATCCGAACTGAGTACTTGGTCAATTAAATACGGTTTCATGAGGGTACCTTGGTTAGCTACTGCCGCGCCCACCATCGCCATCTGCATGGGGGTAACCTGCACATCCGACTGGCCAATACCCGCCAGGGGGACTTGTGCCTCATCCAAATTATCTGGAAAAACAGACTCGGTGACAGGCATG from Gleimia hominis harbors:
- a CDS encoding class E sortase, whose protein sequence is MLSRIIGVIGEILITIGLILGLYVFWQLYWTSWQVSDNHPAAVAQFEKNLKPASEKPGEERYDDPPEFDRVKHGEVMGVLHNTKWNMQIPVVEGTDQRLLDLSYAGHYDTTQQPGELGNFAMAAHRRTYGNSFRRIDIMKPGDRMVFETPKAWLVYEVTDHEIVDPDAGEVLNPVPHQWDVQPKDRLMTLTTCHPEFGNSERYILYSKLHHWVPRDTGKPAELLGKAAK
- a CDS encoding rhomboid family intramembrane serine protease — encoded protein: MSSYNNLSGLRAATVTRTILVVTVVVSAFTLITRLPIPTGALGELANSTLNYLAYLPIMGWLRPWTLLTVVLVHGGIIHLALNMFTLYVVGPSVEQALGGWRFTALYLISALGGSVTVLLWAVVEAITSSRSGALLTWNVGASGALFGLFTAIYILQRHAGMNTRAIVVLLAVNLIYGFMVSNVSWQAHLGGMITGAITTWLLVKVGNKKQYNGPRQLRRAHILTLVGITLVLTLLAAGLYWYIGLPQLALG
- a CDS encoding cell division protein CrgA — translated: MAQSGKRKKKHNEDDNEIKHWTDGIPMSPSWWAPAFCTILVLGLIWLVITYMTGARYPIPAIGSWNTACGVGLLLVGFLMTLRWR
- a CDS encoding serine/threonine-protein kinase; translated protein: MASIYAGMTLGGRYMLIRQIAVGGMGEVWSTRDQVTGRMLAAKVLKADLMGNQTFLARLRVEARNAMEVTHPNIAAVLDHGEDDGIGWIIMELVTGRPFNDYLKGGNRIAPAQLLPVLIQTAYALQAAKDKDIVHRDIKPSNLLITPDGQVKLTDFGISTTSTQATMTEAGMVMGTAQYLPPEQAMGEVANHVGDLYALGVIAYEALAGRRPFSGKTQVDVAFAHVNDPVPPLPEDVPHELAQIVMSLLRKKPQDRPQDGAALAKQLTQVARKLGISPAPTALTLPARTDNSNASGHHKMGESPNTPVAVNSANYGSANAQLVASRSKTSPASTTSSSPAEPSATNRATPQPSTPGLHDSSWRHATSPPTYTVELVGLAIVLFAITFAIVFWTRSATASASPPQTQAALVTTSFDQKLDSQLNATTTEVIPWVPISPSC
- a CDS encoding DUF881 domain-containing protein, producing the protein MEQPAANNDRRGASKKVTAMLARFLVPACAGLLFMLPHGDPHGTARYTGTDVHALVMKKQQVVNQIKTENQQLRGELTTQLNKQLENQGPANATEPSVPSGITGSGITVTLTDAVVPDTLPKDTNVDDLVIHQQDIEATLNALWTGGAEAVSVQGNNVTMTSTIRCVGNVINIDGHLYSPPYEISAIGNNAQLHRALNNDPQIQVIQAYVVRYGLGFSVKDNSEITIKTPEKMAELKYAKAME
- the pknB gene encoding Stk1 family PASTA domain-containing Ser/Thr kinase, whose amino-acid sequence is MGSDQPQLLAGRYEIRAMIGRGGMAQVHLGFDTRLSRIVAIKMLRTDLARDSIFQTRFRREAQAAASLNHPNIVAVYDTGEESITTPDGSQVSIPYIVMEYVEGHTVRDLLSGGAPVPIDEAVEIISGVLSALEYSHSMGLVHRDIKPANIMLTNTGKIKVMDFGIARAITDSQATMTQTNAVVGTAQYLSPEQARGETVDERSDLYSTGCVLFELLTGQPPFKGDSAVAVAYQHVSEVPPTPSSITADVPEAIDRVVLKALAKDKAKRYESAQVMNMDLQHALRGGAVTAPMASVWQNEPTQTRMINAAQMPAVAPTRVQKREEDREPQEEEENKSRKGLWITLVLAALVIAGLVATWLFISNRPDPKEEMVTIPTGIVGVTQDEARAQLTDAGLKMVVGDPVADETIPQDSVVSADPKPGSEVKKGSTVTVRLSSGPASEKVPDLGGLTQSEARDQLEKLGLKIGNVNSVDDPSVDKDRVVSTDPKAGTDVKRGDVVNLNIASGYVTVPDDLTGKSEQEVTDILQKLRLSTRSTQVETSDAQPGTVMDVQPVGSVKIGDTITITVAKAAPTPTPTVTQQPSEEPQEEPSEDPNNNGENQQN